One part of the Anopheles merus strain MAF chromosome 3L, AmerM5.1, whole genome shotgun sequence genome encodes these proteins:
- the LOC121599301 gene encoding uncharacterized protein LOC121599301 isoform X2: MIATIDRRVWIMFLSYLLLQCSLTHILPFTVVLASTLADPEHHNPHQQQQQQQQQPASNIEDLYHRILDDNEFSSHANVRFNRHSEARDRLAAPAAATPSRWQDSTSTQRVNNNRKINLEPSHRSPVPQPSSVDSVMSGLDEPAADSDRAALEDVHEQRALFEREGLSAVLRDAETHGTVPRRVAPVDHFPAYRRHRRSLLRRRSIRLKESEGEKPAEAEEASKKPQPNHAPQPTVDANSSVHPNLPRTSGVSSSTPGKASAPTVPRNANDNGSASGPTSAKVEHPSTVTGTTERTIMALPPSSSSSASPSPHRAAAAPHPAGIGIDSFNLLDDSVYIAPAHGLRNDSGGGASARLPTLGTDLTLDASGNIFGRENFDEQIIFLNGPDLLEPGSAEQGQPAGKVAREVAREVELGGGGGYVADEPQALPLRPIIRGPSDEHSVEEDNVVVVYADQHETVRLNCEVDADVTSSVWLKDGQIVHVMDKKSRTADIRFVREPLGGLTIANVMLEDDGVWQCEAENARGFFFNGRPIKLIVLDPPKEPYLLIDSRRLDAGNMFIPVKENSELALACVSEGGNPKPTLTWEVLLSPGIDRHAQKISSEVLELQEIQKDKDKEPYKINAGAVSEVKLPAVFRVHHNARILCIMEHPTLKVRQNASILLDVQYTPSFAITRTPGFGYPLREGIEVSLKCDVDSNPPSTPLWQKDDGDPPVPQTGDGFLNFSSIRREHSGWYKCTSRHLNFQYSSIGYYLSVRYEPVDVTSEPVEQDLPMSPSSSSSSSSSSSSSSSSSSSSVSMPSPGGSLPGGSPNGAVSQSGAAGTDQTGTNPFKAGQMEVELGGSVTLQCPQGSLGCWSHLDPMTARLKGLGAGIYTPTGQFSLKDVVYQDAGTYKCVGQNANNRKKLEVLQTVSIAVKGAPSVSARNMTPVAYPGSPLHLSVEFCANPPAYAARWLHGDRVYTPGNQYGTDVLAYGFIDLPTPFCKEARLTYVHMHEKVPRTFYFIVSSPGGVAEAVFKVNYTLKHKQMGSGASGAGSGTFGSPFSLSSSVSSSSGSGTTVTGGSSGYKINTNTINTVPGNGLDDDEELMEPEEIHFPIFGTGGSAGGRGWRVLHAAVLAASSLPLIVMAVSSSPYYCL; this comes from the exons GCTCGTTAACACACATCCTCCCCTTTACGGTGGTGCTGGCCAGCACCCTGGCCGATCCGGAGCATCACAACccacatcaacagcagcagcagcagcagcagcagccagcaagCAATATAGAAGATCTATACCACCGAATACTAGATGACAACGAATTTAGCTCCCATGCCAACGTCCGGTTCAACCGGCACAGCGAGGCACGGGACCGGCTGGCCGCCCCGGCCGCCGCCACACCATCCCGCTGGCAGGACTCCACGTCCACACAGCGCGTCAACAACAATCGTAAGATTAATCTGGAGCCCAGCCACCGCAGCCCTGTCCCCCAACCCTCCAGCGTAGATAGCGTAATGAGCGGCCTGGACGAGCCCGCAGCGGACAGCGACCGGGCCGCACTCGAGGACGTGCACGAGCAGCGAGCGCTGTTCGAGCGGGAAGGCCTTAGCGCCGTGCTGCGTGATGCCGAGACGCACGGTACCGTCCCGCGCCGGGTCGCACCGGTCGATCACTTTCCCGCCTACCGCCGGCATCGCCGATCGTTGCTGCGAAGGCGCTCGATCCGGTTGAAGGAGTCGGAGGGCGAAAAGCCGGCCGAGGCCGAAGAAGCTTCCAAGAAACCGCAACCAAACCACGCACCACAGCCAACCGTGGATGCTAATTCCAGCGTACATCCTAACCTTCCCCGAACGTCCGGTGTGTCCTCAAGCACTCCAGGTAAGGCATCGGCACCTACCGTGCCGCGTAACGCCAACGACAACGGCTCGGCGAGTGGGCCGACCAGTGCCAAAGTCGAACACCCTTCAACCGTGACCGGTACGACCGAGCGAACAATTATGGCGTtgccaccgtcgtcgtcgtcgtcagcgTCCCCTTCACCACaccgtgctgctgcagcaccgcATCCGGCCGGCATCGGCATCGACAGTTTCAATCTGCTCGACGACAGCGTCTACATTGCGCCCGCCCACGGTCTGCGCAATGACAGTGGCGGAGGCGCATCGGCACGCCTGCCCACCCTCGGCACCGACCTGACGCTTGACGCGAGCGGGAACATTTTCGGTCGCGAAAACTTCGACGAGCAAATTATCTTTCTCAATGGACCGGATCTGCTGGAGCCGGGCAGCGCCGAGCAGGGCCAGCCGGCCGGGAAGGTGGCACGGGAAGTCGCCCGTGAGGTGGAACTCGGTGGGGGCGGCGGCTACGTGGCGGACGAGCCGCAAGCGCTGCCACTGCGGCCGATTATCCGCGGCCCGTCCGATGAGCACAGCGTGGAGGAGGAcaacgtggtggtggtgtatgcCGACCAGCACGAAACGGTCCGGCTGAACTGTGAGGTCGATGCCGACGTCACCTCGAGCGTGTGGCTCAAGGACGGCCAGATAGTGCACGTGATGGACAAAAAGTCACGCACCGCGGACATCCGGTTCGTGCGGGAGCCGCTCGGCGGGCTGACCATCGCGAACGTGATGCTGGAGGACGATGGCGTGTGGCAGTGCGAGGCGGAGAATGCGCGCGGCTTCTTCTTCAACGGCCGGCCGATAAAGCTGATCGTGCTGG ATCCACCGAAGGAACCGTACCTGCTGATCGATTCCCGCCGGCTCGATGCGGGCAACATGTTCATCCCGGTGAAGGAAAACTCCGAGCTGGCGCTTGCCTGCGTCAGCGAGGGCGGCAACCCGAAGCCCACCCTCACCTGGGAGGTGCTGCTCAGCCCCGGCATCGACCGGCACGCACAGAAAATTTCCAGCGAAGTGCTGGAGCTGCAGGAGATCCAGAAGGATAAG GATAAGGAACCGTACAAGATCAATGCCGGCGCCGTGTCGGAGGTGAAGCTGCCCGCCGTCTTCCGGGTGCATCACAACGCCCGCATCCTCTGCATCATGGAACATCCGACGCTGAAAGTGCGCCAAAACGCATCGATCCTGCTCGATGTGCAGT ACACTCCCTCGTTCGCCATCACGCGCACGCCCGGGTTCGGCTATCCGCTGCGGGAAGGGATCGAAGTTTCGCTCAAGTGCGATGTCGATTCGAACCCACCGAGCACGCCGCTGTGGCAGAAGGACGATGGTGATCCGCCGGTGCCGCAGACGGGCGACGGCTTCCTCAACTTTAGCTCGATCCGGCGCGAACACTCCGGCTGGTACAAGTGCACCTCGAGGCATCTCAACTTTCAGTACTCGAGCATCGGATATTATCTCAGCGTGCGAT ACGAACCAGTGGACGTAACATCCGAACCGGTCGAACAGGATCTTCCAATGTCACCGTCTTCCTCcagctcctcctcgtcctcctcttcctcctcctcgtcgtcttCCTCATCGTCCGTCTCGATGCCATCGCCCGGGGGCTCTCTTCCGGGAGGATCACCCAACGGAGCCGTCTCCCAGTCGGGCGCCGCTGGCACAGATCAAACCGGAACCAATCCCTTCAAGGCGGGTCAGATGGAAGTTGAGCTCGGTGGCTCCGTGACCCTGCAGTGTCCACAAG GTTCGCTCGGTTGCTGGTCCCATCTGGATCCAATGACGGCCCGGCTGAAAGGGCTCGGGGCCGGTATCTACACACCCACGGGGCAGTTTTCCCTCAAGGATGTCGTGTACCAGGACGCCGGGACGTACAAGTGCGTCGGCCAGAATGCAAACAATCGCAAAAAGCTCGAAGTGCTGCAAACCGTCTCCATTGCCGTCAAAG GAGCTCCAAGTGTAAGTGCCCGCAACATGACACCCGTCGCCTACCCGGGCTCGCCGCTTCATCTGTCGGTGGAGTTCTGTGCCAACCCGCCGGCGTATGCGGCCCGCTGGCTGCACGGCGATCGGGTCTACACGCCCGGCAACCAGTACGGGACGGACGTGCTCGCCTATGGTTTCATC GACCTACCGACACCATTCTGCAAGGAGGCACGTCTGACCTACGTGCACATGCACGAGAAGGTCCCGCGAACGTTCTACTTCATCGTCTCCTCGCCCGGCGGTGTCGCGGAAGCGGTCTTCAAAGTCAACTACACGCTCAAACACAAGCAGATGGGATCGGGTGCGTCCGGTGCCGGTTCCGGTACCTTCGGCAGTCCCTTCTCCCTTTCCTCCTCTGTTTCGTCGTCCTCCGGTTCGGGCACCACCGTTACCGGGGGCAGCTCGGGATACAAGATCAACACCAACACGATCAACACCGTGCCGGGCAACGGGCTGGATGATGACGAGGAGCTGATGGAGCCGGAAGAGATTCATTTTCCCATCTTCGGCACGGGTGGCAGTGCGGGTGGCCGTGGGTGGCGAGTGCTTCATGCGGCCGTTCTTGCCGCGAGCAGTTTGCCACTCATTGTGATGGCAGTCAGCAGCAGTCCTTATTACTGTCTATAG
- the LOC121599301 gene encoding uncharacterized protein LOC121599301 isoform X1, with the protein MIATIDRRVWIMFLSYLLLQCSLTHILPFTVVLASTLADPEHHNPHQQQQQQQQQPASNIEDLYHRILDDNEFSSHANVRFNRHSEARDRLAAPAAATPSRWQDSTSTQRVNNNRKINLEPSHRSPVPQPSSVDSVMSGLDEPAADSDRAALEDVHEQRALFEREGLSAVLRDAETHGTVPRRVAPVDHFPAYRRHRRSLLRRRSIRLKESEGEKPAEAEEASKKPQPNHAPQPTVDANSSVHPNLPRTSGVSSSTPGKASAPTVPRNANDNGSASGPTSAKVEHPSTVTGTTERTIMALPPSSSSSASPSPHRAAAAPHPAGIGIDSFNLLDDSVYIAPAHGLRNDSGGGASARLPTLGTDLTLDASGNIFGRENFDEQIIFLNGPDLLEPGSAEQGQPAGKVAREVAREVELGGGGGYVADEPQALPLRPIIRGPSDEHSVEEDNVVVVYADQHETVRLNCEVDADVTSSVWLKDGQIVHVMDKKSRTADIRFVREPLGGLTIANVMLEDDGVWQCEAENARGFFFNGRPIKLIVLDPPKEPYLLIDSRRLDAGNMFIPVKENSELALACVSEGGNPKPTLTWEVLLSPGIDRHAQKISSEVLELQEIQKDKQDKEPYKINAGAVSEVKLPAVFRVHHNARILCIMEHPTLKVRQNASILLDVQYTPSFAITRTPGFGYPLREGIEVSLKCDVDSNPPSTPLWQKDDGDPPVPQTGDGFLNFSSIRREHSGWYKCTSRHLNFQYSSIGYYLSVRYEPVDVTSEPVEQDLPMSPSSSSSSSSSSSSSSSSSSSSVSMPSPGGSLPGGSPNGAVSQSGAAGTDQTGTNPFKAGQMEVELGGSVTLQCPQGSLGCWSHLDPMTARLKGLGAGIYTPTGQFSLKDVVYQDAGTYKCVGQNANNRKKLEVLQTVSIAVKGAPSVSARNMTPVAYPGSPLHLSVEFCANPPAYAARWLHGDRVYTPGNQYGTDVLAYGFIDLPTPFCKEARLTYVHMHEKVPRTFYFIVSSPGGVAEAVFKVNYTLKHKQMGSGASGAGSGTFGSPFSLSSSVSSSSGSGTTVTGGSSGYKINTNTINTVPGNGLDDDEELMEPEEIHFPIFGTGGSAGGRGWRVLHAAVLAASSLPLIVMAVSSSPYYCL; encoded by the exons GCTCGTTAACACACATCCTCCCCTTTACGGTGGTGCTGGCCAGCACCCTGGCCGATCCGGAGCATCACAACccacatcaacagcagcagcagcagcagcagcagccagcaagCAATATAGAAGATCTATACCACCGAATACTAGATGACAACGAATTTAGCTCCCATGCCAACGTCCGGTTCAACCGGCACAGCGAGGCACGGGACCGGCTGGCCGCCCCGGCCGCCGCCACACCATCCCGCTGGCAGGACTCCACGTCCACACAGCGCGTCAACAACAATCGTAAGATTAATCTGGAGCCCAGCCACCGCAGCCCTGTCCCCCAACCCTCCAGCGTAGATAGCGTAATGAGCGGCCTGGACGAGCCCGCAGCGGACAGCGACCGGGCCGCACTCGAGGACGTGCACGAGCAGCGAGCGCTGTTCGAGCGGGAAGGCCTTAGCGCCGTGCTGCGTGATGCCGAGACGCACGGTACCGTCCCGCGCCGGGTCGCACCGGTCGATCACTTTCCCGCCTACCGCCGGCATCGCCGATCGTTGCTGCGAAGGCGCTCGATCCGGTTGAAGGAGTCGGAGGGCGAAAAGCCGGCCGAGGCCGAAGAAGCTTCCAAGAAACCGCAACCAAACCACGCACCACAGCCAACCGTGGATGCTAATTCCAGCGTACATCCTAACCTTCCCCGAACGTCCGGTGTGTCCTCAAGCACTCCAGGTAAGGCATCGGCACCTACCGTGCCGCGTAACGCCAACGACAACGGCTCGGCGAGTGGGCCGACCAGTGCCAAAGTCGAACACCCTTCAACCGTGACCGGTACGACCGAGCGAACAATTATGGCGTtgccaccgtcgtcgtcgtcgtcagcgTCCCCTTCACCACaccgtgctgctgcagcaccgcATCCGGCCGGCATCGGCATCGACAGTTTCAATCTGCTCGACGACAGCGTCTACATTGCGCCCGCCCACGGTCTGCGCAATGACAGTGGCGGAGGCGCATCGGCACGCCTGCCCACCCTCGGCACCGACCTGACGCTTGACGCGAGCGGGAACATTTTCGGTCGCGAAAACTTCGACGAGCAAATTATCTTTCTCAATGGACCGGATCTGCTGGAGCCGGGCAGCGCCGAGCAGGGCCAGCCGGCCGGGAAGGTGGCACGGGAAGTCGCCCGTGAGGTGGAACTCGGTGGGGGCGGCGGCTACGTGGCGGACGAGCCGCAAGCGCTGCCACTGCGGCCGATTATCCGCGGCCCGTCCGATGAGCACAGCGTGGAGGAGGAcaacgtggtggtggtgtatgcCGACCAGCACGAAACGGTCCGGCTGAACTGTGAGGTCGATGCCGACGTCACCTCGAGCGTGTGGCTCAAGGACGGCCAGATAGTGCACGTGATGGACAAAAAGTCACGCACCGCGGACATCCGGTTCGTGCGGGAGCCGCTCGGCGGGCTGACCATCGCGAACGTGATGCTGGAGGACGATGGCGTGTGGCAGTGCGAGGCGGAGAATGCGCGCGGCTTCTTCTTCAACGGCCGGCCGATAAAGCTGATCGTGCTGG ATCCACCGAAGGAACCGTACCTGCTGATCGATTCCCGCCGGCTCGATGCGGGCAACATGTTCATCCCGGTGAAGGAAAACTCCGAGCTGGCGCTTGCCTGCGTCAGCGAGGGCGGCAACCCGAAGCCCACCCTCACCTGGGAGGTGCTGCTCAGCCCCGGCATCGACCGGCACGCACAGAAAATTTCCAGCGAAGTGCTGGAGCTGCAGGAGATCCAGAAGGATAAG CAGGATAAGGAACCGTACAAGATCAATGCCGGCGCCGTGTCGGAGGTGAAGCTGCCCGCCGTCTTCCGGGTGCATCACAACGCCCGCATCCTCTGCATCATGGAACATCCGACGCTGAAAGTGCGCCAAAACGCATCGATCCTGCTCGATGTGCAGT ACACTCCCTCGTTCGCCATCACGCGCACGCCCGGGTTCGGCTATCCGCTGCGGGAAGGGATCGAAGTTTCGCTCAAGTGCGATGTCGATTCGAACCCACCGAGCACGCCGCTGTGGCAGAAGGACGATGGTGATCCGCCGGTGCCGCAGACGGGCGACGGCTTCCTCAACTTTAGCTCGATCCGGCGCGAACACTCCGGCTGGTACAAGTGCACCTCGAGGCATCTCAACTTTCAGTACTCGAGCATCGGATATTATCTCAGCGTGCGAT ACGAACCAGTGGACGTAACATCCGAACCGGTCGAACAGGATCTTCCAATGTCACCGTCTTCCTCcagctcctcctcgtcctcctcttcctcctcctcgtcgtcttCCTCATCGTCCGTCTCGATGCCATCGCCCGGGGGCTCTCTTCCGGGAGGATCACCCAACGGAGCCGTCTCCCAGTCGGGCGCCGCTGGCACAGATCAAACCGGAACCAATCCCTTCAAGGCGGGTCAGATGGAAGTTGAGCTCGGTGGCTCCGTGACCCTGCAGTGTCCACAAG GTTCGCTCGGTTGCTGGTCCCATCTGGATCCAATGACGGCCCGGCTGAAAGGGCTCGGGGCCGGTATCTACACACCCACGGGGCAGTTTTCCCTCAAGGATGTCGTGTACCAGGACGCCGGGACGTACAAGTGCGTCGGCCAGAATGCAAACAATCGCAAAAAGCTCGAAGTGCTGCAAACCGTCTCCATTGCCGTCAAAG GAGCTCCAAGTGTAAGTGCCCGCAACATGACACCCGTCGCCTACCCGGGCTCGCCGCTTCATCTGTCGGTGGAGTTCTGTGCCAACCCGCCGGCGTATGCGGCCCGCTGGCTGCACGGCGATCGGGTCTACACGCCCGGCAACCAGTACGGGACGGACGTGCTCGCCTATGGTTTCATC GACCTACCGACACCATTCTGCAAGGAGGCACGTCTGACCTACGTGCACATGCACGAGAAGGTCCCGCGAACGTTCTACTTCATCGTCTCCTCGCCCGGCGGTGTCGCGGAAGCGGTCTTCAAAGTCAACTACACGCTCAAACACAAGCAGATGGGATCGGGTGCGTCCGGTGCCGGTTCCGGTACCTTCGGCAGTCCCTTCTCCCTTTCCTCCTCTGTTTCGTCGTCCTCCGGTTCGGGCACCACCGTTACCGGGGGCAGCTCGGGATACAAGATCAACACCAACACGATCAACACCGTGCCGGGCAACGGGCTGGATGATGACGAGGAGCTGATGGAGCCGGAAGAGATTCATTTTCCCATCTTCGGCACGGGTGGCAGTGCGGGTGGCCGTGGGTGGCGAGTGCTTCATGCGGCCGTTCTTGCCGCGAGCAGTTTGCCACTCATTGTGATGGCAGTCAGCAGCAGTCCTTATTACTGTCTATAG